From Heterodontus francisci isolate sHetFra1 chromosome 9, sHetFra1.hap1, whole genome shotgun sequence, the proteins below share one genomic window:
- the lin52 gene encoding protein lin-52 homolog isoform X2, whose product MTYGSGDGAGKMASPSAGADLEQSLLSFEKLDRASPDLWPEQMPGVAEFAASFKSPITSSPPKWMAELEKDDIDMLKELGSLTTANLMEKVRGLQNLAYQLGLDELGSLWSEHSTGT is encoded by the exons ATGACGTATGGGTCAGGTGACGGTGCTGGGAAGATGGCGTCGCCGAGTGCGG GTGCAGATTTGGAGCAGTCTTTGCTGAGCTTTGAGAAACTAGATCGAGCGTCACCAGATTTATGGCCAGAACAAA TGCCAGGGGTAGCAGAATTTGCAGCATCTTTCAAAAGT CCTATTACCAGCTCTCCACCCAAGTGGATGGCAGAACTTGAGAAAGATGATATTGACATGCTGAAAG AGTTGGGAAGTCTTACTACTGCTAACTTAATGGAGAAGGTACGAGGTCTACAGAATCTTGCTTACCAGTTAGGACTGGATGAAT
- the lin52 gene encoding protein lin-52 homolog isoform X5 has protein sequence MTYGSGDGAGKMASPSAGADLEQSLLSFEKLDRASPDLWPEQMPGVAEFAASFKSPITSSPPKWMAELEKDDIDMLKELGSLTTANLMEKVRGLQNLAYQLGLDE, from the exons ATGACGTATGGGTCAGGTGACGGTGCTGGGAAGATGGCGTCGCCGAGTGCGG GTGCAGATTTGGAGCAGTCTTTGCTGAGCTTTGAGAAACTAGATCGAGCGTCACCAGATTTATGGCCAGAACAAA TGCCAGGGGTAGCAGAATTTGCAGCATCTTTCAAAAGT CCTATTACCAGCTCTCCACCCAAGTGGATGGCAGAACTTGAGAAAGATGATATTGACATGCTGAAAG AGTTGGGAAGTCTTACTACTGCTAACTTAATGGAGAAGGTACGAGGTCTACAGAATCTTGCTTACCAGTTAGGACTGGATGAAT
- the lin52 gene encoding protein lin-52 homolog isoform X4, with product MTYGSGDGAGKMASPSAGADLEQSLLSFEKLDRASPDLWPEQMPGVAEFAASFKSPITSSPPKWMAELEKDDIDMLKELGSLTTANLMEKVRGLQNLAYQLGLDEYAARPAE from the exons ATGACGTATGGGTCAGGTGACGGTGCTGGGAAGATGGCGTCGCCGAGTGCGG GTGCAGATTTGGAGCAGTCTTTGCTGAGCTTTGAGAAACTAGATCGAGCGTCACCAGATTTATGGCCAGAACAAA TGCCAGGGGTAGCAGAATTTGCAGCATCTTTCAAAAGT CCTATTACCAGCTCTCCACCCAAGTGGATGGCAGAACTTGAGAAAGATGATATTGACATGCTGAAAG AGTTGGGAAGTCTTACTACTGCTAACTTAATGGAGAAGGTACGAGGTCTACAGAATCTTGCTTACCAGTTAGGACTGGATGAAT atgctgccagacctgctgagtga
- the lin52 gene encoding protein lin-52 homolog isoform X3 — protein MTYGSGDGAGKMASPSAGADLEQSLLSFEKLDRASPDLWPEQMPGVAEFAASFKSPITSSPPKWMAELEKDDIDMLKELGSLTTANLMEKVRGLQNLAYQLGLDECSTLVPDSS, from the exons ATGACGTATGGGTCAGGTGACGGTGCTGGGAAGATGGCGTCGCCGAGTGCGG GTGCAGATTTGGAGCAGTCTTTGCTGAGCTTTGAGAAACTAGATCGAGCGTCACCAGATTTATGGCCAGAACAAA TGCCAGGGGTAGCAGAATTTGCAGCATCTTTCAAAAGT CCTATTACCAGCTCTCCACCCAAGTGGATGGCAGAACTTGAGAAAGATGATATTGACATGCTGAAAG AGTTGGGAAGTCTTACTACTGCTAACTTAATGGAGAAGGTACGAGGTCTACAGAATCTTGCTTACCAGTTAGGACTGGATGAAT